One region of Bradyrhizobium betae genomic DNA includes:
- a CDS encoding ParA family protein has product MHTIVLATQKGGSGKSTLAIGLALAARQAGFTVRLIETDPQGTLSNWLRRRNNDDVVVEPIYQAADIEPRLKMLADSSLQIAIVDTAAGLSAATTAAIRYSDLCLIPARPSVADIEATVSTLSVARAWKRPYSFVLNQTPIRGQRIDNAANTLAEEAALDLADVLARPLIVMRNDHQDSLASGLAVSEFAPNGKSADEIRGLWRWVETRLELGATTNVLIDQVISAADGMLHVAAELAADETLAS; this is encoded by the coding sequence ATGCACACGATCGTACTCGCCACCCAAAAGGGCGGCAGCGGCAAGAGCACCCTCGCCATCGGCCTCGCGCTGGCAGCCAGGCAGGCCGGCTTCACCGTCCGCCTGATCGAGACCGACCCGCAGGGCACCCTGTCCAACTGGCTGCGCCGCCGCAACAATGACGACGTCGTCGTCGAGCCGATCTATCAGGCCGCCGATATCGAGCCGCGCCTGAAGATGCTGGCTGACAGCAGCCTGCAGATTGCGATCGTCGACACCGCGGCCGGCCTGTCCGCCGCCACCACCGCCGCGATCCGCTACTCCGACCTCTGCCTGATCCCGGCCCGCCCGAGCGTCGCCGACATCGAGGCGACGGTCTCCACCCTCAGCGTCGCGCGCGCCTGGAAGCGTCCCTACAGTTTCGTGCTGAACCAGACGCCGATCCGCGGCCAGCGCATCGACAACGCCGCCAACACGCTCGCCGAGGAAGCCGCGCTCGATCTCGCCGACGTGCTCGCGCGCCCGCTGATCGTGATGCGCAACGACCACCAGGACTCGCTCGCCAGCGGCCTCGCCGTCAGCGAATTCGCACCGAACGGCAAGTCGGCGGACGAGATCCGCGGCCTCTGGCGCTGGGTCGAGACCCGGCTCGAGCTCGGAGCCACCACCAATGTGCTGATCGACCAGGTCATCTCGGCCGCGGACGGCATGCTGCACGTCGCCGCCGAGCTTGCGGCGGACGAAACCCTGGCGTCCTGA
- the mutM gene encoding bifunctional DNA-formamidopyrimidine glycosylase/DNA-(apurinic or apyrimidinic site) lyase, producing the protein MPELPEVETVRRGLQPVMEGAKILVAEARRPDLRFPFQPDFVARLQGQVVTGLGRRAKYLMADLASGDVLLMHLGMSGSFRVIKPDNDASPGEFHYPKGKDSAHDHVLFRMSSGADIVFNDPRRFGYMKVIARNALDDEPLLRDLGPEPLGNAFDAAMLARSCQDKTASLKAALLDQRVVAGLGNIYVCEALHRSHLSPRRIAATLSTKKGEPTDHAKRLVSAIHTVLNDAIKAGGSSLRDHRQTSGELGYFQHSFKVYDREGETCKTPGCGGTVKRFTQNGRSTFWCPKCQK; encoded by the coding sequence ATGCCCGAATTGCCCGAAGTCGAGACCGTCCGCCGCGGCCTGCAGCCGGTCATGGAGGGTGCGAAAATCCTCGTCGCGGAGGCCCGCAGGCCCGATTTGCGCTTTCCGTTCCAGCCGGATTTCGTGGCCCGGCTCCAGGGACAGGTCGTCACGGGGCTGGGACGCCGTGCAAAATATCTCATGGCTGATCTCGCCTCCGGCGACGTGCTGCTGATGCATCTGGGCATGTCGGGCTCGTTCCGCGTCATCAAGCCGGACAACGACGCGTCGCCTGGCGAGTTTCACTATCCGAAAGGCAAGGACTCCGCGCACGACCACGTGTTGTTTCGGATGTCCTCCGGCGCCGACATCGTCTTCAACGACCCGCGCCGCTTCGGTTACATGAAAGTGATCGCGCGCAACGCGCTCGATGACGAGCCTCTGCTGCGCGACCTCGGCCCCGAGCCGCTCGGCAACGCGTTCGATGCGGCGATGCTGGCGCGGTCCTGTCAGGACAAGACCGCGAGCCTGAAGGCCGCACTGCTCGACCAGCGCGTGGTGGCAGGGCTCGGCAACATCTATGTCTGCGAAGCGCTGCACCGCTCCCACCTGTCGCCGCGCCGGATCGCCGCGACGCTGTCGACAAAAAAGGGCGAGCCGACCGATCACGCCAAGCGATTGGTGAGTGCGATCCACACCGTGCTGAACGACGCCATCAAGGCGGGCGGATCGTCACTGCGCGATCATCGCCAGACCTCCGGCGAGCTCGGCTATTTCCAGCACTCCTTCAAGGTCTACGATCGCGAAGGCGAGACCTGCAAGACGCCCGGCTGCGGCGGCACGGTGAAGCGGTTCACGCAGAACGGCCGGTCGACCTTCTGGTGTCCGAAATGTCAGAAGTGA